Genomic window (Rossellomorea aquimaris):
AAGAGTTACACTTGAAATGGCAAAGAGGGAACGAATCAAAGTGGTTTTATTTGTTTTCGTTTTTGTTGTAGCACTAATGTTTAGAACCACTGAAATGGAATTAATCTCTATTCTCGCACAAACCCTGTTTGCAAGCACTCTCATTCCGGCATATATAAGACTTGAAGTTTTGCACTATAAGAACAAAGTAATTTTTGATAGTTTACATGATATATTTTTGTTTCATAAGCAGTCACCTGAGAATGATGAAAGATTAACCGCAAAACTGCTTGATTGTTTTGTTAAATATGAATCCGCAAAGGCGTATTCAGGTGTAAAACAAGATACGGAAATATTCAATAAGATTAACTCTGAACTTTCACAAGAATGGGATGAAATAAAAGATAATCTAAATATAAGGTCAAACCAATAAAGAGGAGGAAAAGAGTGAAGAAAAAATATGAGGTGACATTCCATCTAATAAACGGAGAAATTGGACATATAATAGAAGAATCTTCTCTAATCCGTGCAAGGAATAAGATTAAGAATCAGTTTGAAGATGGTGGAGATAGCCCCGTACTTGCACTTACTGACGATTTAGTACTTGTGAAAGCAAACGTACAATATTTTATGGTAAAGGAATATGAAGAATAATAACAAAAGGACGATATCCATAACGGGTAACGTCCTTTATTGTTTATAGAAACTTTTCGAAATAGCCCTTAAATTGTTCCCAACCAAGTACGATTGTGATTATTGAAGAAATAAAACCGATAAGAAGGATTCCTAAACTAAGTAACTTTACAAATATGTTATTTGACCACTTATAACTAGTTGTGTAATTGGTTATCCCCGTCCAATAGAGTAGCATTATAGGAAGAGTAACAAAGAATTGAACGCCTTCTCTAAGGAGGACAAGGGGATTCTTCATATCACTTTTAATTTCGTCCATAATATCGTTATAGGTTGCCATTTTCATAATAAGTATGTTGTTTACCCAACTAAATTCTTCTGACATTAGTGAAGGGTTACGTAATGCTTGAACGGTATTGATTAAAATTTGATAGTTGTTGTACATATAGCCAGCCCCAGCCGGTTTGTAACCAATTAAGCCATCACGTCCTAACAAGCGTTGTGCCTTAGGCGACTTACTTATTAATTCCGAGTGTAGTTGGCTTTCTTCATCTGAAATAGTATGTTTGCTGAGGTACTTATTTAAATAAGTCACGTATTTATTATTGTAGTCGCGTAAGAAAACTAGGTCTCTATCAAACTTAAGAAAACTCATTAATTCCTTTATGAAGCCAATTACGATTAAACCAAACACCGTAAGAATTGTATATAAAACAACCATGTAATACGTTCGCCCCTTGTCGTGAAAATTCATACTTTAATTATACTACATAATGGAAATTAATCCGTTTATTAAATATGATGCACTAATGGTACAAGGATAAATAAAATCAATTTATATCTAAGGAAATATACGAGGGAAAGTTAATCTTATAGGAATGCACTGCTTTACAACGAACAACAACTACTTTATACTTAGAATATCATTTTAAACGTAGGAAGTAGTGTGGCTACTTCTAACTATATATACATAGATATTCTAACCCCTTAAGCCGTGGATGTTCCTGACTACTGAAGCAGTAGTAGCGGACATTCCTGAAGAAGGCGGCGGCATGCCGGATATGTCCGGTATGGGCGGCATGGGTGGAATGGGCGGCATGATGTAATCATATCATCCTCCTATTCCTGGAGTTATCCAGATGAAAGTGGTCATTCCTTAGGGAGTGACCACTTTTTTTGCGTTCCGAGAGAGTTGACGAGTTTAGAAATTCGCCTGATAGGTAAAAAGTATGATAAAAAGACATCCGTAATGGAACTATTTACGTATGCTCCATGTGACTTCTACTTTCTAACTAAACCAAAGCAGGTGATAACGTGAATTATTCAACCATGAAATTAAGAACGCTGGTAGAACGGGTCATTGAAGGAGACGAACGGGCAAAGGAAGAATTCGAAAGGCGATGGGAAATCCCCTGGGAACAAGTGGGGACGGTACCAATTTCCATTGAGAAGAACCAAAGGGACTGAAATGGTTCGATCCATTCTTATTATGATAAAGTATGGGTAGAACAGTTCAGAAAGAGGGTTACCGATGACAGTCAAACAATACTATCAAGACGCCTATATGAAAACCTTTCAAACATCCATACAAGATCAACAGCAGGATGATTCAGGCTGGTACGTCGTATTAGAACAAACGGCTTTCTATCCAACAGGCGGTGGCCAGCCCCATGATACAGGAACTTTAAAGGACAAGCGGGTTATCAATGTGGAAGAAGTGAACGGAGAGATCCGTCATTACATAGAAGCGCCGTTCGGGGATATCTCAGGGGTCTTTGAGGGACAGATTGATTGGGAGCGCCGCTTTGATCATATGCAGCAGCACGCCGGTCAGCATATCCTGTCTGCCGCATTTGCCGAAACATTAGGATATGAGACGATCAGCTTTCACCTCGGGAAAGAGTTCTTGACCATCGACTTAGACGTTAGTGACATTAGCAACTCAGATGCTCTGAAAGCAGAGGAACTGGCCAACCGGATCATTAGGGAAGCGAGGCAGATTGAGACGAAGTGGGTGGCGGAAGCGGAACTATTCGAATATCCGCTTCGAAAGCAGCCTTCAGTCACAGACGAGATTCGGCTCGTCATCATCCCGGACTTCGATTACAACGGATGCGGCGGGACCCATCCACGTTCCACGAGCGAAGTCGGGTCAATCAAGATCCTTGATTGGGAGAAGCATAAAGGCCATATCCGATTGCAGTTTGTATGCGGGGACCGGGTACTGAATCAATTACACGGTAAGAGTGGAATTCTGAAAGTGATGACGCGTCTGTTGCAGGCTCCAGAAGAAAACATGGTACCGGCTGTAGAGCGACTGCTGGCAAAGCAAAAAGAACAAGAGAAAGCATTGGAAGGGTTGAAAGAGGTACTGTTGACGTATGAAGCACAAGGATTACTTGGGGAGGGAACTTCACAAGAAGGCTATACATTAATCAAAAAAGCTTACTCGGACCGCTCCATCCAAGAGCTTCAAAAAATCGCACAACATATCGTCGCTAAGAGAGAAGAAACGATTGTGTTATTGGTTGTACAAAATGATCAAAAGCTCCAGCTCGTAGCGGCGAAGGGTTCCTCACCTAGCGTCAACCTAAGAGAGGTCGCGCAAAAGGTCTTCCCGTTGATCAACGGGAAAGGCGGGGGAAAGGAATCGTTCGTACAAGGTGGGGGAGAAGCTGTTATGAGTAGGGAAGAGCTTCTCAAGACGTTGGTGAATCAGTTATAGTTGATAACCTTTTCATTGGGTGAAAATGACATGAAAACTAATCAATGAAATAACTAGCAATTTAATTTATTAATAATTACAAAAATGTATAAAGTTGGAATTAAAAGGTTATTTTCCTTTAGATAAGGGAAATAACCTTTTATAATGACTAGGCCATTAGTTCTGTGATAATGAACATATGGAGGTCTTTAGTCTTGTTTCAATGCAATTATGAAACATTAAGGGGTGTCGTTCGTTAATAAAATTATGGGGGTTAATGGGAAGTGAAGGTTTGAAGATATAAAAATCATATAACTATTAAAATGGCTGTTTCTTAAGAGGTAGTATAATGTTAGGCTCATTTAGCTAAGTCATTATTTAAATTCAGGTGAGATGTGTGGTTAGTTGTATTCGAACAGGATAAACAAAAGCATCTGAATATATAGGGAATTCGGCAAAGAAAATTTGAAAAAGAGCTAGGAGATAAATTGAAATCGAGATTGGGTGATACTATTGGATGAGAAAAACAACCTTTCTTTTAAAGAAAGCAGGATTCTACATGTAACGGTTTCTATAATGATTGTTACATTCTTATTTAGTGCTTTACCAGAATGGTATACTCCACAATTTATAATGAACAGTGTTGTGTCTAGCATATTAGTCATCATTATTGTGGTTTCTTGGAGACTAGTGGAACTTAAAGTGAGGTATTTTTCTATTCAAAGCTATTGTTTGGTTTTTAGTCTTTCCTTTTTGTTTGCCCAGCCGCTTATTAAATACTTCTGGCAAGAAGGAAATTCCATTTGGTTTATCTTATTAGGGATTTGGGTAGCGGGCTTTATCATTACAACTCTCTTAAAGGAGAATATTTTTCAAGCCTTTTCAAAGACTTTCGAAAATAGGTTTAGCGTGGCCTTTCATATTGTAGTCTTTATCTGCATAACTGTTGGTCCAATGTTTATCATTATCGGAAATGCAAATGATTTTAATAAGAATATTTCATATGGCTCAGTGCTATATTTAATGTCGGCTCTACTGCAAATAACTTTGCCTGCTTTTTTGAAGAATCCGAAAGCTATAATGTCGAAATCAATCTAATATCCCACGAGTAAGTTGTAATTCATATCAAGCTTGTCTACATATAGATCGTATTTAGGTACTTTAGAAGATTCTACTCATCGCGTTTTTTTATGCTATATTCGTAAAAATAAAGGGGGAGACCATAAATGCTGAACAAACACAAAAAAGCCTTAAATAAAGCTAAATTCAAGAAGAAAATCACCAGAACCATAGGATCGATATTGGTGGATACCATTTTGCCTAAGGATGAGATTATACCGGGTGAAGAGTTGGTGGGGGAGGTTGAACTGAGAAGCAAAAAAGGGTTACAAAAGGTTGAGCGCATCAAGGTTTCCCTTATGCAGCAGTTTATGACGGTGGATGACCATATTAGTAACCTGCCTTTACACTCGGTGGAAATGAGGTTAACCGAGGAACAAAGAAATACAGATGAGGTGACCGTGCCCTTTTCAATGACAGTTCCCCTGTACGTCCCTCATAATATGGGAAAGCGCCAGTGCTGGATTCAAACCGATGTAGACATTGCGTATAAATTAGATCCCCGTGATCTTGATTTTATCAACGTGAACCCTCATCCGATCATGACGAAAGTAAATAAAGTCCTAATTGAACGATTGGGATTATTGAAAACAAATCGGGAAGAGGTCATTTATTATTCTGGTTTTGGTGGGAGATTCGTCATTGATAAACGGATTCTCAATCATCCTCTTTATCCCATGTTATCAAAGCGTTCGGTTCCACTTGTACATGAGCTGGAGTTTTACCCCCCTGATGAGTTTAAGGAAAAGTTTAAAGAGGTTGAGATTATTTATGACATTCATCCTGAAGGACTGGACCTTTATGTCGAATTGCAATACTTCATAAGAAAAAATATTGGTGGTTATTTTGAGAGAGAGGCCCTTAGGGAGAGGGGGATGGACGAAGTCATTCACAAAATACGCTTTACAAATGAGGAGCTCGAAATGGAAGAGGAGATTGCATCCAAAATACTCGACCTTCTACAAAATGCAGAAGAACCAGAAGAGTTACGGGGAAATTGAATTTAATCAAACGTTTGTTTAAATCAAATGTCATGTATATAAAAGAACTGACACGCACCT
Coding sequences:
- a CDS encoding sporulation protein, translating into MLNKHKKALNKAKFKKKITRTIGSILVDTILPKDEIIPGEELVGEVELRSKKGLQKVERIKVSLMQQFMTVDDHISNLPLHSVEMRLTEEQRNTDEVTVPFSMTVPLYVPHNMGKRQCWIQTDVDIAYKLDPRDLDFINVNPHPIMTKVNKVLIERLGLLKTNREEVIYYSGFGGRFVIDKRILNHPLYPMLSKRSVPLVHELEFYPPDEFKEKFKEVEIIYDIHPEGLDLYVELQYFIRKNIGGYFEREALRERGMDEVIHKIRFTNEELEMEEEIASKILDLLQNAEEPEELRGN
- a CDS encoding DHHA1 domain-containing protein, yielding MTVKQYYQDAYMKTFQTSIQDQQQDDSGWYVVLEQTAFYPTGGGQPHDTGTLKDKRVINVEEVNGEIRHYIEAPFGDISGVFEGQIDWERRFDHMQQHAGQHILSAAFAETLGYETISFHLGKEFLTIDLDVSDISNSDALKAEELANRIIREARQIETKWVAEAELFEYPLRKQPSVTDEIRLVIIPDFDYNGCGGTHPRSTSEVGSIKILDWEKHKGHIRLQFVCGDRVLNQLHGKSGILKVMTRLLQAPEENMVPAVERLLAKQKEQEKALEGLKEVLLTYEAQGLLGEGTSQEGYTLIKKAYSDRSIQELQKIAQHIVAKREETIVLLVVQNDQKLQLVAAKGSSPSVNLREVAQKVFPLINGKGGGKESFVQGGGEAVMSREELLKTLVNQL